A region from the Kazachstania africana CBS 2517 chromosome 11, complete genome genome encodes:
- the CYS3 gene encoding cystathionine gamma-lyase CYS3 (similar to Saccharomyces cerevisiae CYS3 (YAL012W); ancestral locus Anc_7.97), with translation MGVRESDKFATKAIHAGAHVDVHGSVIEPISLSTTFRQSAPAQPIGTYEYSRSQNPNRENLEVAIASLENGKYGLAFSSGSATTAVILQSLPQGSHAISIGDVYGGTHRYFTKVANAHGVETSFTNDLLNDLPKLVKENTKLVWIESPTNPTLKITDIEAVSQKVKSLNKDILLVVDNTFLSPYLSNPLNFGADIVVHSATKYINGHSDVVLGVLATNNKDIYERLQFLQNAIGAIPSPFDAWLTHRGLRTLHLRVRQASLSAQKIAEFLQNNENVEAVNYPGLPTHKDYDVVKKQHREALGGGMISFRIKGGAEAAAKFSSSTRLFALAESLGGVESLLEVPAVMTHGGIPKEAREASGVYDNLVRLSVGIEDGDDLLEDVKQALEKSAAK, from the coding sequence ATGGGTGTCAGAGAATCAGACAAATTCGCTACAAAAGCTATTCACGCAGGTGCACACGTAGATGTCCACGGTTCAGTCATTGAACCAATCTCTTTGTCCACCACTTTCAGACAAAGCGCTCCAGCTCAACCAATCGGTACTTATGAATACTCTAGATCTCAAAATCCAAACAGAGAAAACTTAGAAGTCGCTATTGCTTCTTTAGAAAACGGTAAATACGGTCTAGCATTCTCTTCTGGTTCTGCCACCACCGCCGTCATCTTACAATCTCTACCACAAGGTTCCCATGCCATCTCCATCGGTGACGTCTATGGTGGTACTCACAGATATTTCACTAAAGTTGCTAACGCTCACGGTGTTGAAACTTCCTTCACCAACGATCTACTAAACGATTTACCAAAATTAGTTAAAGAAAACACCAAGTTAGTCTGGATTGAATCCCCAACTAACCCAACTTTAAAAATCACTGACATTGAAGCCGTCTCTCAAAAGGTTAAATCATTAAACAAAGATATCTTACTCGTGGTAGACAACACTTTCCTATCCCCATACTTATCAAACCCATTGAACTTCGGTGCTGATATCGTCGTCCACTCCGCCACTAAGTACATCAACGGTCACTCAGATGTTGTCCTCGGTGTCCTTGCTACCAACAACAAGGACATTTACGAAAGATTACAATTCTTACAAAACGCCATCGGTGCCATCCCATCCCCATTTGATGCTTGGTTAACTCACAGAGGTCTAAGAACCCTTCACTTAAGAGTCAGACAAGCCTCCTTAAGTGCCCAAAAGATCGCTGAATTCTTACAAAACAACGAAAACGTCGAAGCAGTCAACTACCCAGGTTTACCAACACACAAGGACTACGATGTCGTCAAGAAACAGCACCGTGAAGCCCTTGGTGGTGGTATGATCTCCTTCAGAATCAAAGGTGGTGCCGAAGCTGCTGCTAAATTCTCTTCATCTACTAGACTGTTCGCTTTAGCTGAATCTCTAGGTGGTGTAGAATCTTTACTAGAAGTCCCAGCCGTCATGACCCACGGTGGTATTCCAAAGGAAGCCAGAGAAGCCTCTGGTGTCTACGACAACTTGGTCAGATTATCTGTTGGTATTGAAGATGGAGATGACTTACTCGAGGATGTCAAACAAGCCTTGGAAAAATCCGCTGCCAAATAA